The Candidatus Zixiibacteriota bacterium genome window below encodes:
- the coxB gene encoding cytochrome c oxidase subunit II → MDSTGTLWLPPANSTIAGEVDPLFHFILYGSIAMFAIVAAGILYFSWRYRRRGADRLNAAATHNTPLEIIWTVIPTILVMIVFVWGFKTFIKMHVAPKDALEIKVTAQKWFWTFDYPTGANSVNDLVVPLGKPVKLLMSSRDVIHSCFVPNFRIKQDVLPNRYTITWFEATKAGTYDMFCTEFCGKGHSEMLGKVRVVSDREYLAWQDANAQLGTGLTPEEYGAQLYKSKACFTCHSVDGTRLVGPSFKGRFGQREQMTDGAQLLVDENYIRESILQPKAKVVTGYDPVMPTYQGVLKDQQIDALIAYIKSLK, encoded by the coding sequence ATGGATAGCACCGGGACTCTGTGGCTCCCGCCGGCGAATTCGACGATTGCCGGTGAGGTGGACCCGCTCTTTCACTTCATCCTGTACGGCAGCATCGCGATGTTCGCCATCGTGGCGGCCGGTATCCTGTATTTCAGCTGGCGATATCGTCGGCGCGGCGCGGACCGGCTGAACGCGGCTGCCACTCACAACACGCCGCTTGAGATCATCTGGACGGTCATTCCCACGATCCTCGTGATGATCGTGTTCGTCTGGGGATTCAAAACGTTCATCAAGATGCATGTGGCCCCGAAAGACGCGCTCGAGATCAAGGTGACCGCGCAGAAATGGTTCTGGACGTTCGATTACCCGACCGGCGCCAACAGTGTCAACGATCTGGTAGTGCCGCTGGGGAAGCCGGTGAAGTTGTTGATGTCATCGCGTGATGTCATCCATAGCTGTTTCGTACCCAATTTCCGTATCAAGCAGGACGTGCTGCCGAACCGGTACACCATCACCTGGTTCGAGGCCACCAAAGCGGGAACCTACGACATGTTCTGTACGGAATTTTGCGGCAAAGGGCACTCCGAGATGCTGGGGAAAGTTAGAGTGGTGTCGGACCGCGAGTACCTGGCGTGGCAGGATGCGAACGCCCAGCTCGGGACTGGGCTCACGCCGGAGGAATACGGCGCGCAACTGTACAAGAGTAAGGCTTGCTTCACCTGCCATAGCGTCGATGGAACGCGGTTGGTGGGGCCGTCGTTCAAGGGCCGGTTCGGACAGCGGGAACAGATGACCGACGGCGCACAGCTACTGGTCGATGAGAACTACATTCGCGAGTCGATCCTGCAACCCAAAGCGAAGGTGGTGA